From a single Mobula birostris isolate sMobBir1 chromosome 13, sMobBir1.hap1, whole genome shotgun sequence genomic region:
- the LOC140207774 gene encoding uncharacterized protein isoform X1 produces MDRRLDRMAESETYANMQLTRTDSRAPLTAEPDVSYVQLDVTALSAPRVRRDGDGLTSTYAEVNFPKDQRVIGEDDAPPIVPGPRKLPTNAQTGTHKQQPKENIGNRSYLNICLLCPVTTILVAIVTGLLIYVSQIHQSQITSYRDYQLLWEQYQEMNRTQIQYRHQVHELKLRLESKTFENSRLNLSHGACLQNLSVLNNQLSIFERKLRTVSGNKVQICQFLTSSRVEKCSKYWFRHEERCYFFSTFETSYDEARQECSNFDSRLLEINSQVEASFVFRALASRIPVYWIGKCEEGKVASGLLYYVSSGTPVCIQCQPRGRNYPCNRDRRFICEKSTPLYPAIPENIQDLCQQPLGAS; encoded by the exons ATG GATCGGAGACTCGACAGGATGGCCGAGAGCGAGACCTACGCGAACATGCAGCTCACAAGAACGGACTCCCGGGCTCCTTTGACAG CTGAACCTGATGTGTCATACGTGCAACTAGATGTCACGGCCCTCTCAGCACCCCGGGTCCGGAGAGATGGAG ACGGCCTGACTTCCACCTACGCAGAGGTGAACTTTCCGAAAGACCAGCGTGTCATCGGTGAGGATGATGCTCCTCCCATTGTCCCGGGGCCCAGAAAGCTGCCAACCAATGCCCAGACAG GTACGCATAAACAGCAGCCGAAAGAGAACATCGGAAATAGATCGTACCTTAATATCTGCCTACTCTGCCCCGTTACGACCATTCTTGTCGCGATAGTGACCGGGCTCTTGATCTACG TGTCACAGATTCATCAGTCTCAGATCACCTCCTACCGAGATTACCAGCTACTTTGGGAGCAGTATCAGGAGATGAACAGGACACAGATCCAATATCGACATCAGGTCCATGAGCTGAAGTTAAGACTTGAATCCAAGACATTCGAGAACTCCCGTCTGAATCTCTCCCATGGCGCCTGTCTCCAGAATCTTTCTGTCCTCAACAACCAGCTCTCCATCTTCGAAAGGAAGCTCAGAACTGTCAGCGGAAACAAGGTTCAAATCTGCCAATTCCTGACCAGTAGCAGAG TGGAAAAATGTTCGAAGTATTGGTTCAGACATGAAGAACGGTGTTATTTCTTCTCCACGTTTGAAACATCTTACGATGAAGCTAGGCAAGAGTGTTCAAACTTTGATTCAAGGCTTCTCGAAATCAATTCACAGGTTGAAGCG AGTTTTGTTTTCCGCGCTCTTGCCTCCCGTATCCCTGtatactggattggaaaatgcgaaGAAGG AAAAGTGGCCTCTGGTTTGCTGTACTACGTGTCCTCTGGAACACCCGTCTGCATTCAGTGCCAACCGAGAGGAAGGAACTACCCTTGCAACCGTGATCGTCGTTTCATCTGCGAGAAGTCTACACCTTTATACCCAGCTATTCCTGAAAACATCCAGGATCTGTGTCAACAACCATTGGGGGCTTCATGA
- the LOC140207774 gene encoding uncharacterized protein isoform X2, producing MAESETYANMQLTRTDSRAPLTAEPDVSYVQLDVTALSAPRVRRDGDGLTSTYAEVNFPKDQRVIGEDDAPPIVPGPRKLPTNAQTGTHKQQPKENIGNRSYLNICLLCPVTTILVAIVTGLLIYVSQIHQSQITSYRDYQLLWEQYQEMNRTQIQYRHQVHELKLRLESKTFENSRLNLSHGACLQNLSVLNNQLSIFERKLRTVSGNKVQICQFLTSSRVEKCSKYWFRHEERCYFFSTFETSYDEARQECSNFDSRLLEINSQVEASFVFRALASRIPVYWIGKCEEGKVASGLLYYVSSGTPVCIQCQPRGRNYPCNRDRRFICEKSTPLYPAIPENIQDLCQQPLGAS from the exons ATGGCCGAGAGCGAGACCTACGCGAACATGCAGCTCACAAGAACGGACTCCCGGGCTCCTTTGACAG CTGAACCTGATGTGTCATACGTGCAACTAGATGTCACGGCCCTCTCAGCACCCCGGGTCCGGAGAGATGGAG ACGGCCTGACTTCCACCTACGCAGAGGTGAACTTTCCGAAAGACCAGCGTGTCATCGGTGAGGATGATGCTCCTCCCATTGTCCCGGGGCCCAGAAAGCTGCCAACCAATGCCCAGACAG GTACGCATAAACAGCAGCCGAAAGAGAACATCGGAAATAGATCGTACCTTAATATCTGCCTACTCTGCCCCGTTACGACCATTCTTGTCGCGATAGTGACCGGGCTCTTGATCTACG TGTCACAGATTCATCAGTCTCAGATCACCTCCTACCGAGATTACCAGCTACTTTGGGAGCAGTATCAGGAGATGAACAGGACACAGATCCAATATCGACATCAGGTCCATGAGCTGAAGTTAAGACTTGAATCCAAGACATTCGAGAACTCCCGTCTGAATCTCTCCCATGGCGCCTGTCTCCAGAATCTTTCTGTCCTCAACAACCAGCTCTCCATCTTCGAAAGGAAGCTCAGAACTGTCAGCGGAAACAAGGTTCAAATCTGCCAATTCCTGACCAGTAGCAGAG TGGAAAAATGTTCGAAGTATTGGTTCAGACATGAAGAACGGTGTTATTTCTTCTCCACGTTTGAAACATCTTACGATGAAGCTAGGCAAGAGTGTTCAAACTTTGATTCAAGGCTTCTCGAAATCAATTCACAGGTTGAAGCG AGTTTTGTTTTCCGCGCTCTTGCCTCCCGTATCCCTGtatactggattggaaaatgcgaaGAAGG AAAAGTGGCCTCTGGTTTGCTGTACTACGTGTCCTCTGGAACACCCGTCTGCATTCAGTGCCAACCGAGAGGAAGGAACTACCCTTGCAACCGTGATCGTCGTTTCATCTGCGAGAAGTCTACACCTTTATACCCAGCTATTCCTGAAAACATCCAGGATCTGTGTCAACAACCATTGGGGGCTTCATGA